From the genome of Ignavibacteriales bacterium, one region includes:
- a CDS encoding T9SS type A sorting domain-containing protein — MKTVLQSSFVIALCVMAMVTFTNAQTNLITNGTFGTSDGWLGPMIMSGYTVAGDYDFNCTADTPKTGIPPCLRISYSDVNVQSNSVIYQPVTLEAGTVYTFDADVKDPVTTSLNFWCEFYLTQTEPTDGGADVTVANGATALGYIKFHGWQSAYPANYNGLLSALPAPCSAAPDSIKGTGSQTWYFVVKSGCNGGGTYNVLLDNLVLKARSAVGVKNEAASVAKTFNLQQNYPNPFNPSTKFTYQMSKEGFVSIKVYDLLGREVATLVNEVKQAGSYPVEWNAAALNSGVYFCKMQTGSFAATKKMILMK; from the coding sequence ATGAAAACAGTTTTACAATCGTCCTTCGTAATCGCTTTGTGCGTGATGGCGATGGTAACATTCACCAATGCGCAAACGAACCTGATTACAAACGGTACTTTCGGAACCTCAGATGGTTGGTTAGGACCAATGATTATGTCAGGTTATACAGTTGCTGGTGACTACGATTTTAATTGCACGGCTGATACGCCTAAAACGGGAATACCACCTTGTTTGAGAATATCTTATTCTGACGTTAATGTGCAATCTAACAGTGTAATTTATCAGCCTGTTACTCTTGAAGCTGGAACTGTATACACTTTTGATGCAGATGTCAAAGATCCTGTAACTACATCACTTAATTTTTGGTGTGAATTTTATTTAACACAAACAGAGCCTACAGATGGCGGCGCCGATGTTACTGTAGCAAATGGTGCAACAGCTTTGGGGTATATAAAATTTCACGGCTGGCAGTCTGCTTATCCTGCTAATTATAATGGTCTTTTATCTGCACTTCCTGCACCTTGCAGCGCTGCACCAGATTCAATAAAGGGAACTGGAAGTCAAACTTGGTATTTTGTTGTTAAATCGGGTTGTAATGGCGGAGGAACTTATAACGTCCTTCTTGATAATTTAGTATTGAAGGCAAGAAGTGCTGTTGGTGTGAAGAATGAAGCTGCGTCTGTTGCAAAGACATTTAATTTACAGCAGAATTATCCAAATCCATTTAACCCTAGCACAAAATTTACATACCAAATGAGTAAAGAAGGTTTTGTATCAATCAAGGTCTACGACTTACTTGGCCGCGAAGTGGCAACCTTAGTAAATGAAGTCAAGCAGGCTGGTAGTTATCCTGTCGAATGGAATGCAGCAGCATTAAATAGCGGAGTTTATTTCTGCAAGATGCAAACAGGATCGTTCGCTGCGACAAAGAAAATGATTCTGATGAAGTAA